In the Desulfobacterales bacterium genome, CCGCCATAGGCTTCCGGAATAAAAAGAAGCTGAAGGCCGATCTCCGGATCCAGCATCTTGCGAATGTCGGCCTCGGGAAACACTTCTTTTTTGTCAAATTCGAGAATTCTATCTTTGGTCAGAAGCCGCTTGCGCAGGTCCTTAACAGTGTCAAGGACCATTTTTCTCGAATCCGGATCCAGTCCGATCAAATTAGAGCCGGCTTCAGTCTGAGATAACGACATTGATATCACTCCTCCTAAACTTATTCGTCTTTCGATTCAATTACGGTTCGCCCTTTGTAGGATCCACAACTTGGGCAGGCATGGTGCGGCAGTTTGGTCTCTCCGCATTGCGGGCAGGTGGAAACGTTCGGTGCGGTTAATTTGTCGTGTGAACGACGCATATCCCGTTTTGACTTAGATGTTCTGTGTTTTGGATTTGCCATGAGTAATCTCCTAAATATTTGATTTTAATTGATATTTAACGATAATCACTAATTTATTTTCAAGAGCCCTTCTAGTAATCAAAATAAATTTGAATGTCAAGAATTTTCATATTTTTTTTTGACCGCTTGTACACAATCGGCAAGTATGCTATTGAGGCTTCTAAAAATTATCCCGGATTTAGCTAAAAACATTGTATCATCTTGATTATATAACATATTTTGAAACGATTTTGTCGGTAATGAGACTTGATTGCCCGATGCAACCGTCTCATGGCTGCCGTAAATGTTCACGTTGCACCGGGTTTTCCGGTTTTCATCTTTTCTCGGCGATTGAATCTATTACTAATCTAAATGCTCATTTTAAATGACATTTTTAATTATTTACCATAATTTTAGATTGTTATAAAAAGCTACATTCTAACTATTACTGATAATGGCAGGCAAAAATGGAC is a window encoding:
- the rpmF gene encoding 50S ribosomal protein L32, translated to MANPKHRTSKSKRDMRRSHDKLTAPNVSTCPQCGETKLPHHACPSCGSYKGRTVIESKDE